CTTTGTGAGGCACTGAATATAATTTTAGTAAGATTGTTCCCAAGtgaaagtataataatattattagccAACCTGTTTAGTCTCGTAGTACATCCGTGAAATGCGTTGTGACTTTAAATGTACAATAACCATGCAGGCTATATTCAGTAGCATGTATAGCATAGCATAATCAGTACGTTAAACAAGATACCAAATTGGTGCACACATTACTATATTTGACTTGTCTACAGTTTCTACAAAGCATTCGTAAGACAAATAGTACAGTCTAACACTAAATATCCATACAAGTGCCATAGAAAAGGTCACACTTGACAGATGATTATATAAGAAGAAAACATTACAGTAAAGTAAAACTCAAGTTGAAAATAAAGATCAACCATGATATCCATGGGAATTACTATGCTTAAAGCAGCAGTACTTCTATTGTCAATAGCGACGGTCAGTAGTAACTCTTCGCTTGAAAGTCATGACTACAAGCACCAATTCAACAACGACAAATCACCAGAATCGATACTCTACACCAACACCCCCTCAGGCTCTCGTCGAATAAGAGGGATGCGAGAAACAAGACATGCTGATTTTGTTTTGGGAGGTCTATTTCCAGCTCACACTTATTCCAGGAATGGTGAAGTCTGTGGTGACCCTGCTCATATACCTTTGGTGGATGCAATGCTCTTTGCACTGGATAACGTTAACTCAGATCCAAATATTTTACCAAATATCACACTTGGGTACGACATCAGAGACACCTGCTTCATTGAGCGAATTGGTTTGGACGAAGCAGCTGACTTGATTCTCACGGGCACACAGCATAGAGTTGAGAAGTACACAGCTGCTGGTAACGAGCAGATAGGAGGAAACAAGACGACATCACCCTTAACTATCGGCCTAATTGGAGCAGCATCAAGTTCTGTATCAATCCCCATTGCAAGCCTTGGTCGATTGTTTAATATCCCACAGATCAGCTATGCCTCTCAATCCTCCATCCTTGATAATCACGACCGGTACAGCTATTTCTATAGAACTATGCCTTCAAACTCACTGGAAGTACAAGTGATCGTTGATCTGCTTCAACATTTTGAATGGACATACATTTCTATTTTGTACTCCAGAAACAGTTATGGCCAGTCTGGATTCAACAATCTTCACAACCTCGCTGCTAAAAATGGGATATGCATTGATCTACATGAAGGTATTGAAGAGGCATTCAGTGCAACGGATTACAGAACTTTAGCAGAGAAGCTATCACAATCAGCAGCAAATGTAGTTGTGTTTTACATGAATGAGCAAGAAGCGTATCGTTTATTGGATCAGCTGGTAACTGTTGCATCAAACCGTCGCTTCATTTGGGTCGCCAGTGGTGCATGGTATTACATAGCTGATAGACTACCCCCTCATATTGTCTCAGGTCTATTCAGCACATTGCCTCTTTTTAAACATGACAATCACTTCTACGATTACTACTATGATCTCTTCCCAAACAATAACGAGCGAAATCCATGGTTTCCCGATACCCAATCAATTTTCAAAGATGTAGCTGCTGCTAACTGTACGACTAATTGCACTGAAGACACTCCTAACCCATTTCACAGATTGAAGATTATAGACATTTACACATCTGCAGTTATAGACGCAGTGTATGCTTTTGCCCATGCTCTTGAGAAATACCTTGATGAGAATTGCGAAGAGCCTTTAGTGTGGAACAAAAATGCAAAGACGTGTAATGGCCAGAAGACACTATTTAGTGGTTCAGGTCTGCTCCAATACATTGATAAAGTCAATTTCACTAGTCTAACTGGAAACCATATTACGTTCAACAGTGAGGGAAATATTAACTGTGCGTATTCCATAATCAACTATCAGTCGGAAATTGATCAAAACCAGTCCATCCATAAATTTACTACAATTGGAACATGGGAGAACGGTTCTTTGGCTTTCGATTCTAGTACTCCAGCACAATTTGGTTTGGATAATAATGGACAACCAATGTTTTCATCAGTTCAATCTCAATGCCAAAGCTGTGCTCCTGGACAATATGTGAGGAAGATCAATGCCTCCTGCTGTGGTCTTTGTGATGACTGCCTTGGTCAGATGTTTTCAAATAACTCTGAGGCTGCTCGGTGTCTTAACTGCTCCATGTATGGTGAGATGTGGGGGAACAACCCCATTACTGGTAGTACTAGTTGTGTTGAGATGCCCCAAATATATTTGCAATTCACCCATCCATTTGCTGTCGTAGTCGCAATAGGGTCACTGATTGGTCTAGTACTCCTAGTAACAGCTTTCATTCTCCTGGTAATTTACTGGAATTCTCCAGTTATTAGGTCCTCTAGTCGTGAGTCTGTTGTTCTTGTTCTATTCGGTGCTGGGAGTAGCTTTGGAGCTAGTTTCATATATCTTGCTCCCCCGTTCTTGCCAATTTGTGCTCTGCAGCGAGTCTCATTGTGGTTTTGTTTCTCTCTAATGAATGGATCCCTTTTAATCAAAATGATTAGAATCACTAGAATCTTTGTTTTCCAGAAATCGAAAATGAATCAACACAAGTGTGCTCAACCTTACCAACAAGTCATTTTCTCTATACTGCTAGTGGCAGTTCAAATGGTCATTGTACTATGCTCAATCTTATTTGAGCACCCGAGAGTTTCACATGAGATGCTACAGAATAACCTGAACTTAGATTCCTCCCCAGAAATCTTGCTTACTTGTCAGCCTGAGCCTCTCGTGGGGTTCATTGTATCAGTTATGTACGAAGCTGGGCTCATTGTAGCTACTGTCATACTGGGTACGTTGACATTTAAAAGTCCTGCCAACTTTAACGAGTCCAAATCGGTCTGTGTCTCGGCGTATATCCTTCTATCAATTTGGACGATGTTCTTTGTTTCATACTTCTTCACTGAGTCGGCACAAAACGTCCAGAATGCTTTCATTGGGTTCACCAACACTCTAGGAGCATACACTATACTGGGGAGCGTCGTGGGACCCAGACTATTTACTGTAATTTTCATGAAGAAAAGAAACTCCAACCGTTTCAGCAGACGAGAGAAACACAGTGCTGATAAGAAAAGTGACAATTTGCCACCAGCACCGTAAAAACACAATGTCTTGAAATGAGCTGCTTGACAATTTCATGTTAATTTTTTTCAGTTTGAATAGCGCTGTTCCCAtaattgcatgtgtgtatgtatcgTCACTCTCATAACATTATCAA
The Halichondria panicea chromosome 11, odHalPani1.1, whole genome shotgun sequence DNA segment above includes these coding regions:
- the LOC135343949 gene encoding metabotropic glutamate receptor-like, translating into MISMGITMLKAAVLLLSIATVSSNSSLESHDYKHQFNNDKSPESILYTNTPSGSRRIRGMRETRHADFVLGGLFPAHTYSRNGEVCGDPAHIPLVDAMLFALDNVNSDPNILPNITLGYDIRDTCFIERIGLDEAADLILTGTQHRVEKYTAAGNEQIGGNKTTSPLTIGLIGAASSSVSIPIASLGRLFNIPQISYASQSSILDNHDRYSYFYRTMPSNSLEVQVIVDLLQHFEWTYISILYSRNSYGQSGFNNLHNLAAKNGICIDLHEGIEEAFSATDYRTLAEKLSQSAANVVVFYMNEQEAYRLLDQLVTVASNRRFIWVASGAWYYIADRLPPHIVSGLFSTLPLFKHDNHFYDYYYDLFPNNNERNPWFPDTQSIFKDVAAANCTTNCTEDTPNPFHRLKIIDIYTSAVIDAVYAFAHALEKYLDENCEEPLVWNKNAKTCNGQKTLFSGSGLLQYIDKVNFTSLTGNHITFNSEGNINCAYSIINYQSEIDQNQSIHKFTTIGTWENGSLAFDSSTPAQFGLDNNGQPMFSSVQSQCQSCAPGQYVRKINASCCGLCDDCLGQMFSNNSEAARCLNCSMYGEMWGNNPITGSTSCVEMPQIYLQFTHPFAVVVAIGSLIGLVLLVTAFILLVIYWNSPVIRSSSRESVVLVLFGAGSSFGASFIYLAPPFLPICALQRVSLWFCFSLMNGSLLIKMIRITRIFVFQKSKMNQHKCAQPYQQVIFSILLVAVQMVIVLCSILFEHPRVSHEMLQNNLNLDSSPEILLTCQPEPLVGFIVSVMYEAGLIVATVILGTLTFKSPANFNESKSVCVSAYILLSIWTMFFVSYFFTESAQNVQNAFIGFTNTLGAYTILGSVVGPRLFTVIFMKKRNSNRFSRREKHSADKKSDNLPPAP